In one window of Streptomyces griseus subsp. griseus DNA:
- a CDS encoding TerD family protein, translating into MTVNMTKGQAISLQKDDGGTLTAVRMGLGWQAAPRRGLFGSRTREIDLDASAVLFADKQPVDVVFFRHLVSDDGSVKHTGDNLVGGAGSGGDDEAILVDLQRVPVHIDQIVFTVNSFTGQTFQEVQNAFCRIVDETNGQELARYTLDGGGQYTAQIMAKVHRAGSGWQMTALGNPANGRTFQDLMPSILPHL; encoded by the coding sequence GTGACGGTCAACATGACCAAGGGTCAGGCCATCAGCCTGCAGAAGGACGACGGGGGGACCCTGACCGCGGTACGGATGGGGCTCGGCTGGCAGGCGGCTCCGCGCCGCGGCCTGTTCGGCTCGCGCACCCGCGAGATCGACCTGGACGCCTCGGCGGTCCTCTTCGCCGACAAGCAGCCGGTCGATGTCGTCTTCTTCCGCCACCTCGTCAGCGACGACGGCTCGGTCAAGCACACCGGGGACAACCTGGTCGGCGGCGCAGGCTCGGGCGGCGACGACGAGGCGATCCTCGTCGACCTCCAGCGCGTCCCGGTCCACATCGACCAGATCGTCTTCACGGTGAACTCCTTCACCGGACAGACGTTCCAGGAGGTCCAGAACGCCTTCTGCCGCATCGTCGACGAGACCAACGGCCAGGAGCTCGCCCGGTACACGCTGGACGGCGGCGGCCAGTACACCGCCCAGATCATGGCGAAGGTGCACCGCGCGGGCAGCGGATGGCAGATGACGGCCCTCGGGAACCCGGCCAACGGCCGCACCTTCCAGGATCTGATGCCGTCCATCCTTCCGCACCTGTAG
- a CDS encoding pseudouridine-5'-phosphate glycosidase has protein sequence MPQNTDTSYEPVLSTEVRAALTGGVPVVALESTIIAHGLPRPRNLRVATELEGIVRSAGAVPATIAVLDGQAHVGLEKDQLERVAGDPAVRKLGHRDLAPALALGASGATTVSATAFLAARAGLRFFATGGLGGVHREWADSQDESADLRLLARTGITVVCAGVKSILDVPATLQRLETLGVGILGYGTDRFPGFYLHSSGLPVDWTVHSPEEVVEVVRAKEALGGPEAALIVANPVPEQDQLDPALHDRVLAEALDACRERGITGQGVTPFLLDQLMRRTEGASLEANLAAVRGNVRLAARIAKAAAAR, from the coding sequence ATGCCACAGAACACCGACACCTCCTACGAGCCGGTCCTGTCGACCGAGGTACGCGCGGCCCTGACGGGCGGGGTGCCCGTCGTGGCCCTGGAGTCGACGATCATCGCGCACGGGCTGCCGCGCCCCCGCAACCTCCGGGTGGCCACCGAGCTGGAAGGGATCGTCCGGTCCGCCGGCGCGGTCCCGGCCACCATCGCCGTCCTGGACGGGCAGGCCCATGTGGGTCTGGAGAAGGACCAGTTGGAGCGGGTGGCCGGGGATCCGGCGGTCCGGAAGCTGGGCCACCGCGATCTCGCCCCCGCACTCGCGCTCGGGGCGAGCGGAGCGACGACGGTCTCCGCGACGGCGTTCCTGGCAGCGCGGGCGGGCCTCCGCTTCTTCGCCACCGGCGGGCTCGGCGGCGTACACCGGGAATGGGCCGACAGCCAGGACGAGTCGGCCGATCTGCGGCTGCTCGCCCGCACCGGGATCACGGTGGTCTGCGCGGGTGTGAAGTCGATCCTCGACGTCCCGGCGACCCTCCAGCGCCTGGAGACCCTGGGCGTGGGCATCCTCGGTTACGGCACCGACCGCTTCCCCGGCTTCTATCTGCACAGCTCCGGCCTGCCGGTCGACTGGACCGTGCACAGCCCGGAAGAGGTGGTGGAGGTGGTACGGGCGAAGGAGGCGCTGGGCGGCCCGGAGGCCGCACTGATCGTCGCCAACCCCGTACCGGAACAGGATCAGTTGGACCCGGCCCTGCACGACCGGGTGCTGGCGGAGGCCCTCGACGCCTGCCGGGAGCGCGGGATCACCGGGCAGGGCGTCACCCCGTTCCTGCTGGACCAGCTGATGCGGCGGACCGAGGGCGCGTCGCTGGAGGCGAACCTCGCGGCCGTACGCGGGAACGTGCGGCTCGCGGCCCGGATCGCCAAAGCGGCAGCCGCACGGTGA
- a CDS encoding MFS transporter — translation MTPSLPRSAASPVTAAALPALQRRTSAVLVVSQILGGLGVAIGIALAPMLATEVTGSEALSGLAPTASVAGTALLSLPLAALMTSRGRRPGLVLAYLIGALGGALVVLGTVARSFPLLLLGMAAFGAGSSANLQARFAAADLVGPERRGRAISTVVWATTIGSVVGPNIAAPAGRVFRGTPVPETAGPYLWSAVAFLLAGVVVAVLLRPDPLLTARALAPRSAQGGRKRSLRDGVAAVRESPMAGLALGTVTVSHTAMVSIMVMTPVHLGGHGAGLQLIGLVISGHIAGMYAFSPVMGWLADRFGRLSVIGLAVGLLSCAALLAGTAGPRHGQTALGLFVLGLGWSAGMIAGSALLTDSVPQDARAAVQGLSDLTMNAAAGIGGATAGVIVAQWGYGPLNAIGAALLLPVGALALRRTMKPSAAGA, via the coding sequence GTGACACCATCCCTCCCCCGCTCCGCCGCGTCCCCGGTCACGGCTGCCGCGCTGCCCGCGCTCCAGCGCCGGACGTCGGCCGTGCTCGTCGTCAGCCAGATACTCGGCGGCCTCGGTGTGGCCATCGGCATCGCCCTGGCCCCGATGCTGGCCACCGAGGTGACCGGCTCCGAGGCCCTGTCCGGGCTGGCCCCGACCGCGTCCGTCGCCGGTACGGCGCTGCTGTCGCTGCCGCTGGCCGCCCTGATGACCTCGCGCGGCCGACGCCCCGGTCTGGTGCTCGCGTATCTGATCGGCGCGCTCGGCGGCGCGCTGGTGGTCCTGGGCACGGTGGCGCGCAGCTTCCCGCTGCTGCTGCTCGGGATGGCCGCGTTCGGCGCCGGGTCCTCCGCCAACCTCCAGGCCCGGTTCGCGGCGGCCGACCTGGTCGGGCCGGAGCGGCGGGGCCGGGCGATCTCCACCGTCGTCTGGGCCACCACGATCGGATCGGTGGTGGGCCCCAACATCGCGGCCCCGGCGGGCCGGGTGTTCCGCGGGACCCCGGTGCCCGAGACCGCGGGCCCCTACCTCTGGTCCGCGGTCGCCTTCCTGCTCGCCGGGGTGGTCGTGGCCGTGCTGCTGCGCCCGGACCCGCTGCTCACGGCGCGTGCCCTGGCCCCGCGGAGCGCCCAGGGCGGGCGGAAACGGTCGCTGCGCGACGGGGTCGCGGCCGTACGGGAGTCGCCGATGGCCGGGCTGGCCCTGGGGACCGTCACCGTGTCGCACACCGCGATGGTGTCGATCATGGTCATGACCCCCGTCCATCTGGGCGGGCACGGCGCAGGTCTCCAGCTGATCGGGCTGGTCATCAGCGGGCACATCGCGGGCATGTACGCGTTCTCGCCGGTGATGGGGTGGCTGGCCGACCGCTTCGGGCGGCTCTCGGTGATCGGCCTCGCGGTCGGTCTGCTGAGCTGCGCCGCGCTGCTCGCGGGCACCGCGGGACCCCGGCACGGACAGACCGCCCTCGGCCTGTTCGTGCTGGGCCTCGGCTGGTCGGCGGGGATGATCGCCGGTTCGGCGCTGCTCACCGACTCCGTACCGCAGGACGCCCGGGCGGCCGTGCAGGGCCTGTCCGACCTCACCATGAACGCGGCGGCGGGCATCGGCGGGGCGACGGCCGGGGTGATCGTCGCCCAGTGGGGGTACGGCCCACTGAACGCGATCGGTGCCGCCCTGCTGCTGCCGGTGGGCGCGCTGGCGCTGCGGCGGACCATGAAGCCCTCCGCGGCCGGAGCCTGA
- a CDS encoding cupin domain-containing protein — translation MTTHDQAPASFAVHIPDAGLEPEPLDPAQIVSGEPVVTGKVLWESPDGTQVRGIWQITPGVVTDTEANELFVVVSGRATVAVEGGATLEIGPGDACVLREGDRTTWTVHETLRKAYHISL, via the coding sequence ATGACGACACATGACCAGGCCCCCGCCTCCTTCGCCGTGCACATCCCGGACGCCGGCCTCGAACCGGAACCCCTCGATCCGGCCCAGATCGTCTCGGGCGAGCCCGTGGTGACCGGCAAGGTGCTGTGGGAGTCCCCCGACGGCACGCAGGTGCGCGGGATCTGGCAGATCACCCCGGGTGTGGTCACCGACACCGAGGCGAACGAGCTGTTCGTGGTCGTCAGCGGGCGGGCCACCGTGGCGGTGGAGGGCGGCGCGACCCTGGAGATCGGGCCCGGGGACGCCTGCGTACTGCGCGAGGGCGACCGGACGACGTGGACGGTCCACGAGACGCTCCGCAAGGCGTACCACATCAGCCTCTGA
- a CDS encoding TerD family protein, producing the protein MTAELVRGQNHVLPRTRLEIRVSAGSPVVAGATLADENGVVRGAEWVAHPGSPQLPGLEVSRQAAAGHRLAIDLEALPGTVHRVTVLLALPVGVGGPVRFGATAAPFVAVTGPDGTEIATFTLTGLDSETAVSALELYRRQGAWKVRAVGQGYAAGLAEMFTDQGLAGAAELAVSIQEAVSRSLARSVAPPPPRTPEADRVRQTSGPHAPLPASSGPTTPSGPGTGAGPGTDPATDPATPTAGAPAPGTPATTPAPATPTPATAGATTPTGPINYAHPRRRPSTPPAPPAPPPTPAPAQPGQPPQPVAGDATGWSMDERLYNQIWGMFEDLARAVAAYRSAVDFAASRMEQELDRSLSDPRNRIGGAGDRAREEARAKRDELTARAREVLDRDLAQLAAEAAVVEPALPAAYAGWDNPVWHAHRIPMELPMALRLGDLHLPERTGLRIPLLVRLPLERGIWVDSGRTGSEAAALMDSDRLRRLAMETAVLHAARLLAVYPPGEFSVHVIDPAGAAAGPLAPLADAGVLAGPPAAGPQGVASVLAHLTRRVDLVQMAVRAGAADSLPPDLDTGEQLLVVNDFPHGFDDRAVTQLRYLADEGPAVGVHLLMVADREDAHAYGPVLDPLWRSLLRITPVADSHLADPWVGHAWTYEPPVTPPGSRVLEQVLAAVTAARKAAGR; encoded by the coding sequence ATGACGGCCGAACTGGTCCGAGGGCAGAACCACGTCCTGCCCCGGACCCGTCTGGAGATCCGGGTGTCGGCGGGATCACCCGTCGTGGCCGGTGCCACCCTCGCCGACGAGAACGGGGTGGTGCGCGGCGCGGAGTGGGTCGCCCACCCCGGCTCGCCGCAGCTCCCCGGCCTCGAAGTCTCCCGCCAGGCCGCGGCCGGCCACCGCCTCGCCATCGACCTGGAGGCCCTGCCCGGGACGGTGCACCGGGTCACCGTGCTGCTCGCCCTCCCGGTGGGTGTCGGCGGCCCGGTCAGGTTCGGCGCCACCGCCGCGCCCTTCGTCGCCGTCACCGGGCCGGACGGCACCGAGATCGCCACCTTCACGCTCACCGGCCTCGACAGCGAGACGGCGGTCAGCGCCCTGGAGCTCTACCGCCGCCAGGGCGCCTGGAAGGTCCGGGCCGTCGGACAGGGGTACGCGGCAGGATTGGCCGAGATGTTCACCGACCAGGGCCTGGCCGGGGCGGCCGAGCTGGCCGTGTCCATCCAGGAGGCGGTCTCCCGGTCCCTGGCCCGCTCGGTGGCCCCGCCGCCGCCCCGGACCCCCGAGGCCGACCGGGTACGGCAGACGTCGGGCCCGCACGCGCCGCTCCCGGCGTCATCCGGCCCCACGACGCCGTCCGGCCCCGGCACGGGCGCCGGCCCCGGAACGGATCCTGCTACAGATCCGGCCACGCCCACCGCAGGCGCTCCCGCCCCGGGCACCCCCGCCACCACACCTGCCCCGGCCACCCCCACCCCTGCCACCGCGGGCGCCACGACCCCCACCGGCCCCATCAACTACGCGCACCCCCGCCGCCGGCCCAGCACACCGCCCGCCCCGCCCGCACCGCCGCCCACCCCGGCGCCCGCGCAGCCCGGGCAGCCGCCGCAGCCGGTCGCCGGTGACGCCACCGGCTGGTCGATGGACGAGCGGCTCTACAACCAGATCTGGGGCATGTTCGAGGACCTGGCCCGAGCCGTCGCGGCCTACCGCAGCGCCGTGGACTTCGCCGCGTCCCGGATGGAGCAGGAGCTGGACCGGTCGCTCTCCGACCCGCGCAACCGGATCGGCGGCGCGGGCGACCGCGCCCGCGAGGAGGCCCGCGCCAAGCGGGACGAGCTGACCGCCCGGGCCCGTGAGGTCCTCGACCGCGACCTCGCCCAGCTGGCCGCCGAAGCCGCCGTGGTCGAACCCGCGCTCCCCGCCGCGTACGCGGGCTGGGACAACCCCGTCTGGCACGCCCACCGCATCCCGATGGAGCTGCCGATGGCCCTGCGCCTCGGCGACCTCCATCTGCCCGAGCGCACCGGCCTGCGTATCCCGCTGCTCGTCCGGCTGCCGCTGGAGCGGGGGATATGGGTCGACAGCGGGCGTACGGGATCCGAGGCCGCCGCCCTCATGGACAGCGACCGGCTGCGCCGCCTCGCGATGGAGACCGCCGTCCTGCACGCCGCCCGGCTGCTCGCGGTCTACCCGCCCGGTGAGTTCTCGGTCCATGTCATCGACCCGGCGGGCGCGGCGGCCGGGCCGCTGGCGCCGCTGGCCGACGCGGGTGTCCTCGCCGGTCCGCCGGCCGCCGGGCCCCAGGGAGTGGCCTCGGTCCTCGCCCATCTCACCCGCCGCGTGGACCTGGTGCAGATGGCGGTGCGCGCCGGCGCGGCCGACTCGCTCCCGCCCGACCTGGACACCGGCGAGCAGCTCCTGGTGGTCAACGACTTCCCGCACGGCTTCGACGACCGGGCCGTCACCCAGCTCCGCTACCTCGCCGACGAGGGCCCGGCGGTCGGTGTGCATCTGCTGATGGTCGCGGACCGCGAGGACGCGCATGCGTACGGACCGGTCCTCGACCCCCTGTGGCGTTCGCTGCTGCGGATCACGCCGGTCGCCGACAGTCACCTCGCCGACCCCTGGGTCGGTCACGCCTGGACATATGAGCCGCCGGTGACACCACCGGGCAGCCGCGTCCTGGAGCAGGTCCTCGCGGCGGTCACGGCCGCCCGGAAAGCAGCCGGCCGCTGA
- a CDS encoding carbohydrate kinase family protein: protein MNGADRAAGRGLLVVGDVVTDVVALHGSPLVHGTDTAARIRSVPGGAGANVACWAARSGCREAALLARAGAESAAWHRDALERAGVRALLAVDEEVATATVISLVDAAAERTFLTDSGAALRLATEDFAPSMLDGVGWLHLSGYLLFAATSRATARLALRTARERGIPVSVDPASAGFLAELGPKRFLAYAEGARLLLPNADEARLLTGLREPADAAAELSRAFPRVALTLGDRGALLAAGGAVTGRVRARPVPHPVDSTGAGDAFTGGYLAALLAGADHEAAASEGCRTGAEAVATVGGRPPLP from the coding sequence GTGAACGGCGCCGACCGGGCGGCCGGGCGCGGGCTCCTCGTGGTCGGGGACGTGGTCACCGATGTGGTGGCGCTCCACGGCTCCCCGCTCGTCCACGGCACGGACACCGCCGCCCGGATCCGCAGCGTGCCGGGCGGTGCGGGGGCCAACGTCGCTTGCTGGGCGGCGCGTTCGGGGTGCCGGGAGGCGGCGCTGCTGGCCCGGGCCGGGGCGGAGTCCGCCGCATGGCACCGGGACGCGCTGGAGCGGGCGGGGGTGCGGGCGCTGCTGGCGGTGGACGAGGAGGTGGCCACCGCGACCGTCATCTCCCTGGTGGACGCCGCCGCCGAGCGGACGTTCCTCACCGACAGCGGGGCCGCGCTGCGGCTGGCCACCGAGGACTTCGCGCCCTCGATGCTGGACGGCGTGGGGTGGCTGCACCTCTCCGGCTACCTCCTGTTCGCCGCGACCAGCCGCGCCACGGCCCGGCTCGCCCTGCGGACCGCCCGGGAACGCGGCATTCCGGTGAGCGTGGATCCGGCGTCGGCGGGGTTCCTGGCGGAGCTGGGGCCGAAGCGGTTCCTGGCGTACGCCGAGGGGGCCCGGCTGCTGCTGCCGAACGCGGACGAGGCGCGACTGCTGACGGGGTTGCGTGAACCGGCCGACGCGGCGGCCGAGTTGAGCCGGGCGTTCCCCCGGGTCGCCCTCACCCTCGGCGACCGGGGTGCACTGCTGGCCGCCGGAGGTGCGGTGACGGGCCGGGTCCGTGCCCGGCCGGTCCCGCACCCGGTCGACTCGACGGGCGCGGGCGACGCGTTCACCGGTGGGTACCTCGCGGCCCTGCTGGCCGGGGCGGACCACGAGGCCGCCGCCTCGGAGGGCTGCCGGACCGGGGCGGAGGCGGTGGCCACGGTGGGCGGCCGACCACCCCTCCCCTAG
- the uvrB gene encoding excinuclease ABC subunit UvrB, whose amino-acid sequence MRPVSKIERSVAPFEVVSPYQPSGDQPAAIAELERRIRAGEKDVVLLGATGTGKSATTAWMIEKLQRPTLVMAPNKTLAAQLANEFRELLPNNAVEYFVSYYDYYQPEAYVPQSDTYIEKDSSINEEVERLRHSATNSLLTRRDVVVVASVSCIYGLGTPQEYVDRMVQLKVGEETDRDQLLRRFVEMQYTRNDLAFTRGTFRVRGDTIEIFPVYEELAVRIEMFGDEIEALSTLHPLTGEVISEDQSLYVFPASHYVAGPERLERAVRGIEEELQERLAELEKQGKMLEAQRLRMRTTYDIEMLRQIGSCSGVENYSMHFDERAPGTAPNTLLDYFPEDFLLVLDESHVTVPQIGAMYEGDASRKRTLVDHGFRLPSAMDNRPLKWEEFLKRIDQTVYLSATPGKYELSRGDGFVEQIIRPTGLVDPEIVVKPTEGQIDDLVHEIRKRTERDERVLVTTLTKKMSEDLTDYFLELGIQVRYLHSDVDTLRRIELLRELRSGEYDVLVGINLLREGLDLPEVSLVAILDADKQGFLRSGTSLIQTIGRAARNVSGQVHMYADKVTPAMAQAIDETNRRREKQIAYNTERGLDPQPLRKKINDIVATIAREEIDTEELLGTGYRQGKEARTPVPTLGVKAAKGGAKGRGASPGAVVSDRPATELAGIIEEMTDRMRAAAADLQFEVAARLRDEVGELKKELRQMKEAGLA is encoded by the coding sequence ATGCGGCCCGTTTCCAAGATCGAACGTTCGGTGGCGCCCTTCGAGGTCGTCAGTCCCTACCAGCCCAGCGGCGACCAGCCGGCGGCCATCGCCGAGCTGGAGCGGCGTATCCGCGCAGGTGAGAAGGATGTCGTCCTGCTCGGCGCGACCGGCACCGGCAAGTCGGCGACCACCGCCTGGATGATCGAGAAGCTGCAGCGCCCCACCCTGGTGATGGCGCCGAACAAGACGCTCGCCGCCCAGCTGGCCAACGAGTTCCGCGAGCTCCTGCCGAACAACGCGGTGGAGTATTTCGTCTCGTACTACGACTACTACCAGCCCGAGGCGTACGTCCCCCAGTCGGACACCTACATCGAGAAGGACTCCTCCATCAACGAGGAGGTGGAGCGGCTGCGCCATTCGGCGACCAACTCGCTGCTCACCCGGCGCGACGTCGTCGTGGTCGCCTCCGTCTCCTGCATCTACGGCCTCGGTACGCCCCAGGAGTACGTGGACCGCATGGTCCAGCTCAAGGTCGGCGAGGAGACCGACCGCGACCAGCTGCTGCGCCGGTTCGTGGAGATGCAGTACACGCGCAACGACCTCGCCTTCACCCGCGGCACCTTCCGGGTCCGGGGCGACACCATCGAGATCTTCCCGGTCTACGAGGAGCTCGCCGTCCGCATCGAGATGTTCGGCGACGAGATCGAGGCCCTCTCCACCCTGCACCCGCTGACCGGCGAGGTGATCAGCGAGGACCAGTCGCTGTACGTCTTCCCCGCCAGCCACTACGTGGCAGGACCCGAGCGGCTGGAGCGGGCCGTCCGGGGCATCGAGGAGGAGCTCCAGGAGCGGCTGGCCGAGCTGGAGAAGCAGGGCAAGATGCTGGAGGCCCAGCGGCTGCGGATGCGCACCACGTACGACATCGAGATGCTCCGCCAGATCGGCAGCTGCTCCGGCGTCGAGAACTACTCGATGCACTTCGACGAGCGCGCACCCGGCACCGCGCCCAACACCCTCCTCGACTACTTCCCCGAGGACTTCCTGCTCGTTCTCGACGAGTCCCATGTCACCGTCCCGCAGATCGGCGCGATGTACGAGGGCGACGCCTCCCGCAAGCGGACCCTCGTCGACCACGGCTTCCGGCTGCCGTCCGCGATGGACAACCGCCCGCTGAAGTGGGAGGAGTTCCTGAAGCGGATCGACCAGACGGTCTACCTCTCCGCCACCCCGGGGAAGTACGAGCTGTCGCGCGGCGACGGCTTCGTGGAGCAGATCATCCGTCCCACCGGCCTGGTCGACCCCGAGATCGTGGTCAAGCCCACCGAGGGCCAGATCGACGACCTGGTGCACGAGATCCGCAAGCGCACCGAGCGGGACGAGCGGGTCCTGGTCACCACGCTCACCAAGAAGATGTCGGAGGACCTCACCGACTACTTCCTGGAGCTGGGCATCCAGGTCAGGTATCTGCACAGCGACGTCGACACCCTGCGCCGCATCGAGTTGCTGCGCGAGCTGCGCTCCGGTGAGTACGACGTCCTGGTCGGCATCAACCTGCTCCGTGAGGGCCTCGACCTTCCCGAGGTCTCCCTCGTGGCCATCCTCGACGCCGACAAGCAGGGCTTCCTGCGCTCGGGCACCTCCCTCATCCAGACCATCGGACGCGCCGCCCGAAACGTCTCCGGCCAGGTCCATATGTACGCGGACAAGGTGACCCCGGCGATGGCGCAGGCCATCGACGAGACCAACCGCCGCCGTGAGAAGCAGATCGCCTACAACACCGAGCGCGGACTCGACCCGCAGCCGCTGCGCAAGAAGATCAACGACATCGTCGCGACCATCGCCCGCGAGGAGATCGACACCGAGGAGCTCCTCGGCACCGGCTACCGCCAGGGCAAGGAGGCCAGGACCCCCGTGCCCACGCTCGGGGTGAAGGCGGCCAAGGGCGGTGCCAAGGGCCGGGGGGCGTCGCCCGGCGCGGTCGTCAGCGACCGACCCGCGACCGAACTGGCCGGAATCATCGAGGAGATGACCGACCGGATGCGGGCCGCCGCCGCCGACCTGCAGTTCGAGGTGGCCGCGCGGCTGCGTGACGAGGTGGGCGAGTTGAAGAAGGAGCTGCGCCAGATGAAGGAGGCGGGCCTCGCCTGA
- a CDS encoding methylated-DNA--[protein]-cysteine S-methyltransferase — translation MNSCGAGGEPAVEWSVVESAIGPLLLAATPAGLVSVAFHARPDVRDAALARLRARLGAEPVEAPGSARLAEPIRGLAAYFAGERQDFGLELDWSLTAGFHREVLRELESGVPYGTVVGYGELAARVGRPEGAQAVGAAMGSNPLPVVVPCHRVVESDGGLGGFGGGLETKRQLLALEGVLPQPLF, via the coding sequence ATGAACAGCTGCGGGGCCGGTGGAGAGCCGGCCGTCGAGTGGTCCGTCGTGGAGAGCGCCATCGGACCGCTGCTGCTCGCCGCGACCCCCGCCGGTCTGGTGAGCGTGGCCTTCCACGCCCGGCCCGACGTGCGGGACGCGGCACTCGCCCGGCTGCGGGCCCGGCTGGGCGCGGAGCCGGTGGAGGCGCCCGGCTCGGCGCGGCTCGCCGAGCCGATACGCGGGCTCGCGGCGTACTTCGCGGGAGAGCGGCAGGACTTCGGCCTGGAGCTGGACTGGTCGCTGACGGCCGGGTTCCACCGCGAGGTGCTCCGCGAGCTGGAGTCCGGGGTGCCGTACGGGACGGTCGTCGGGTACGGGGAGCTGGCCGCCCGGGTCGGCCGGCCGGAGGGGGCGCAGGCGGTGGGGGCGGCGATGGGATCCAACCCGCTGCCGGTGGTGGTGCCCTGCCACCGGGTGGTGGAGAGCGACGGCGGCCTGGGCGGGTTCGGCGGCGGGCTGGAGACGAAGCGGCAGCTGCTGGCCCTGGAGGGGGTGCTTCCGCAGCCGCTGTTCTAG
- a CDS encoding glycerophosphodiester phosphodiesterase family protein, whose translation MFVRTATASTAAAAVLGAGALLLPAAQPQETTAWTPDRSAGPTVVAHRGASGYAPENTLAAVDAAKALSIDWVENDVQRTKDGVLVVLHDTDLKRTTDVEEVFPGRAPWAVKDFTAAEVAKLDAGSWFGKQFAGARVPTLTQFVDRLERNRQKLLLEIKSPTAYPGIERDILRVLGQAGWLDRTHVRDRLVVQSFGADSVKRVHALRPDITTGFLGTPAVADLPSYAAFTDQINPSYATIGADYVAAVQRLKGAHGKPLRVNTWTVNNAADAAKARAYGVDGIITNYPDVVRDATR comes from the coding sequence GTGTTCGTACGCACCGCAACCGCCTCCACCGCCGCCGCGGCCGTACTCGGCGCCGGCGCCCTGCTGCTGCCCGCCGCCCAGCCTCAGGAGACGACCGCCTGGACCCCGGACCGGTCGGCGGGCCCCACCGTCGTGGCCCACCGGGGTGCGTCGGGCTACGCACCGGAGAACACGCTCGCCGCCGTGGATGCCGCGAAGGCGCTCTCCATCGACTGGGTGGAGAACGACGTCCAGCGCACCAAGGACGGCGTGCTCGTCGTGCTGCACGACACCGACCTGAAGCGCACGACCGACGTCGAGGAGGTCTTCCCCGGCCGTGCGCCGTGGGCGGTCAAGGACTTCACCGCCGCCGAGGTGGCGAAGCTGGACGCGGGCAGCTGGTTCGGGAAGCAGTTCGCGGGGGCCCGGGTGCCGACGCTCACCCAGTTCGTGGACCGCCTGGAGCGCAACCGGCAGAAGCTGCTCCTGGAGATCAAGAGCCCGACGGCCTATCCGGGCATCGAGCGGGACATCCTGCGTGTGCTGGGCCAGGCGGGGTGGCTGGACCGGACGCACGTGCGGGACCGGCTGGTCGTCCAGAGCTTCGGCGCCGACAGCGTCAAGCGGGTGCACGCTCTGCGCCCGGACATCACCACCGGTTTCCTGGGCACCCCGGCGGTCGCCGACCTCCCCTCGTACGCGGCGTTCACCGACCAGATCAACCCCTCGTACGCCACGATCGGCGCCGACTACGTGGCGGCCGTGCAGCGGCTCAAGGGGGCGCACGGCAAGCCGCTGCGGGTGAACACGTGGACGGTGAACAACGCGGCCGACGCGGCGAAGGCCCGCGCGTACGGCGTCGACGGCATCATCACCAACTATCCCGACGTGGTGCGCGACGCGACGCGCTGA
- a CDS encoding TerC family protein: protein MDVSWTLWAVTIIGLSALIAVDFFIGRKPHDVSTKEAGIWTVVWIALAVIFGLGLLVFGSSQASGEFFAGFITEKSLSVDNLFVFVLIMAKFSVPSHLQQRVLLIGVLIALVLRAIFIAAGAAVIANFSWVFYIFGAFLIYTAWKLIQEARAGEEEEEFEENRLLKSIEKRFGVADQYHGTKLFIQRNGKRVLTPLMVVMLAIGTTDVLFALDSIPAIFGLTQDPYIVFTANAFALMGLRQLYFLIGGLLKKLVHLSYGLSVILGFIGVKLVLHALHESGVHVPEISIPFSLTVICGVLVVTTVTSLIANKKQEAAEAEAAAKAKSVDAADEQPESVSS, encoded by the coding sequence GTGGACGTTTCATGGACCCTTTGGGCTGTGACCATCATTGGTCTGTCAGCCTTGATCGCCGTCGACTTCTTCATCGGGCGCAAGCCCCATGACGTGTCGACCAAGGAAGCCGGGATCTGGACGGTCGTCTGGATCGCGCTGGCCGTGATCTTCGGACTCGGCCTGCTGGTGTTCGGCAGCAGCCAGGCCTCCGGCGAGTTCTTCGCCGGATTCATCACCGAGAAGTCGCTGAGCGTCGACAACCTCTTCGTCTTCGTCCTGATCATGGCGAAGTTCTCGGTGCCCTCGCACCTCCAGCAGCGGGTGCTGCTCATCGGTGTGCTGATCGCCCTGGTGCTCCGGGCGATCTTCATCGCCGCCGGTGCCGCCGTGATCGCGAACTTCTCGTGGGTGTTCTACATCTTCGGCGCGTTCCTGATCTACACCGCCTGGAAGCTCATCCAGGAGGCGCGGGCCGGCGAGGAGGAAGAGGAGTTCGAGGAGAACCGCCTCCTCAAGTCGATCGAGAAGCGCTTCGGCGTCGCCGACCAGTACCACGGCACGAAGCTCTTCATCCAGCGCAACGGCAAGCGCGTCCTCACCCCGCTGATGGTGGTCATGCTGGCCATCGGCACCACGGACGTCCTGTTCGCGCTGGACTCGATCCCGGCGATCTTCGGTCTCACCCAGGACCCGTACATCGTCTTCACGGCCAACGCCTTCGCGCTGATGGGCCTGCGCCAGCTGTACTTCCTCATCGGTGGTCTGCTGAAGAAGCTGGTCCACCTCAGCTACGGCCTGTCGGTGATCCTCGGCTTCATCGGCGTCAAGCTGGTGCTGCACGCCCTGCACGAGTCCGGGGTGCACGTGCCCGAGATCTCGATCCCGTTCTCGCTCACCGTCATCTGCGGCGTCCTGGTGGTCACCACGGTCACCAGCCTGATCGCCAACAAGAAGCAGGAGGCGGCCGAGGCCGAGGCGGCGGCCAAGGCGAAGAGCGTCGACGCGGCCGACGAGCAGCCGGAGAGCGTCAGCAGCTGA